A single genomic interval of Spinacia oleracea cultivar Varoflay chromosome 6, BTI_SOV_V1, whole genome shotgun sequence harbors:
- the LOC110795000 gene encoding histone-lysine N-methyltransferase, H3 lysine-9 specific SUVH5-like, which yields MKTDLDLGCVSLKKRDFTKTSFECPGSHKWRRKVSATKTNPISTSNIKKTNQFPTMKNRGIEKNIASSFKRKMIMLSDNNNLNKTPSKGNEYGRERVRVLTTLSMFRAKCKEISRKHGVNRVDFEAKEELTKQGKIHICSSKIIGSVPGVEVGDRFEYRVELTIVGLHGKTQHGIDFMEFKGKSLVTCVVAKEGYLDNMNDSEVITYSGEGGLVRNKEGVCPKDQKLVRGNLAMKNSMIEKNYVRVVRGFKLGGKFGYERYDQTSYFYDGLYKVLSYEVKKGPCKNLIFEFKLKRCPGQPIVPWYKFKIV from the coding sequence ATGAAAACTGATCTTGACCTTGGTTGCGTTTCCTTAAAGAAGCGGGACTTCACCAAAACGTCGTTCGAATGTCCTGGATCACACAAATGGCGGCGCAAAGTTTCTGCTACTAAAACCAACCCAATTTCTACTTCAAATATTAAGAAAACGAACCAATTCCCAACAATGAAAAACAGAGGTATTGAGAAAAATATTGCTAGTAGTTTTAAACGCAAAATGATTATGCTTTCTGATAataataatttgaataaaacacCATCAAAGGGAAATGAATATGGAAGAGAGCGAGTGAGGGTTTTGACAACGCTTTCAATGTTCAGAGCCAAATGCAAGGAAATATCCAGAAAACATGGAGTAAACAGAGTTGATTTCGAAGCTAAAGAAGAGTTAACAAAACAGGGGAAAATCCACATTTGTTCAAGCAAAATCATAGGGTCTGTACCAGGTGTTGAGGTCGGGGACCGATTCGAGTACCGAGTTgaactcaccattgttggaCTTCATGGCAAGACTCAACATGGGATTGATTTCATGGAGTTTAAAGGGAAATCTCTTGTTACTTGTGTAGTGGCAAAAGAAGGGTATTTGGATAACATGAATGATTCAGAGGTGATTACTTATTCAGGGGAAGGTGGATTAGTTAGGAATAAAGAGGGAGTTTGTCCTAAAGATCAGAAGCTTGTTAGAGGTAATTTAGCTATGAAGAATAGTATGATTGAAAAGAACTATGTTCGTGTTGTTAGGGGGTTTAAGCTTGGAGGTAAGTTTGGCTATGAGAGGTATGATCAAACTAGTTATTTTTATGATGGGTTGTACAAAGTTTTGAGTTATGAGGTGAAGAAAGGGCCTTGTAAGAATTTGATTTTCGAGTTTAAGCTTAAGAGGTGTCCTGGACAGCCTATTGTTCCTTGGTACAAGTTCAAAATTGTTTGA
- the LOC110794988 gene encoding histone-lysine N-methyltransferase, H3 lysine-9 specific SUVH6 produces MENRGENLKIKEKNADYSKPICNFASNDKSKEPIYLKMENRDSNLKMKGNAGGFKGILTKTPISGKEDGGERMRVLETLDMFRGKCKELSKSKAAFAAISEKRNRIDFRAKSELLEQRKLRICSSKTLGSVPGVYVGDRFKYRVELNIVGLHGRVQHGIDYMEYGGRTLATCVVASEGYEDKLSDSEVITYMGEGGKEKDFFTDQTLTRGNLALKNSMIAKTDVRVVRGLKIRAKFGDWRHEMITYIYDGLYKVVSYEEKSGLSKNLVFEFKLKRCTGQPVVPWHKFKRC; encoded by the coding sequence ATGGAAAATAGAGGTGAAAATCTGAAGATTAAAGAAAAAAATGCTGATTATTCTAAACCCATATGTAATTTTGCTTCTAATGATAAATCGAAGGAACCCATTtatttgaaaatggaaaatagaGATAGCAATTTGAAGATGAAGGGAAATGCTGGTGGGTTTAAAGGGATATTGACGAAAACCCCAATTTCAGGGAAAGaagatggaggagagagaatgagggTTTTAGAAACTCTTGATATGTTCAGAGGTAAATGCAAGGAACTCTCAAAATCAAAAGCTGCATTTGCTGCAATTTCGGAGAAGAGAAATAGGATTGATTTTAGGGCTAAGAGTGAGTTACTCGAGCAAAGGAAACTTCGCATTTGTTCAAGTAAAACCCTCGGTTCAGTACCCGGTGTTTACGTCGGAGACCGATTCAAGTACCGAGTCGAACTCAATATTGTTGGACTTCATGGCCGAGTTCAACACGGGATTGATTACATGGAGTATGGAGGTAGGACTCTTGCTACTTGTGTAGTAGCTAGTGAAGGGTATGAGGATAAACTCAGTGATTCTGAGGTGATTACTTATATGGGGGAAGGTGGTAAGGAGAAGGATTTCTTTACTGATCAGACTCTTACTAGAGGTAACCTAGCATTGAAGAACAGTATGATTGCGAAAACTGATGTTCGTGTTGTGAGAGGGCTTAAGATTCGAGCTAAGTTTGGGGATTGGAGGCATGAAATGATTACTTACATCTATGATGGGTTGTATAAAGTTGTGAGCTATGAGGAGAAATCTGGGCTGAGTAAGAATTTGGTTTTTGAGTTTAAGCTTAAGAGGTGTACTGGACAGCCTGTTGTTCCTTGGCATAAGTTCAAGAGGTGCTAA
- the LOC110795365 gene encoding 2-hydroxyisoflavanone dehydratase-like: MTSTTIAITTTAAATATATKEIKTEIPHVIRVYTDNSVERLWGPPTVPATVEDPETGVSSKDVVLSPTTGLTARLYLPNPTTTTQQKLPIVIYFHGGGFCLKSAFSSTEHRYMNHLASQAKVVIVNVEYRLAPEHPLPAAYDDAWTALNSLSTLNDPWITNHGNLDAVFAGGDSAGANIAHNLAMKAGNSNQELPVKINGVFLCHSFFLGPKRVGTRKPEHDFGFNKEVAFLTWDLAYPGAGPGHPTINPVVDGPSLKGLGCKKVLIVTGENDDIVDWSVLYYDGLKGSGFGGSVELFEVKGEGHSFQVFNPTCDNSKVLIQRLASFFHN; this comes from the coding sequence ATGACTTCCACCACCATCGCCatcaccaccaccgccgccgccaccgccaccgccaccaAAGAGATCAAAACCGAGATCCCTCACGTCATCCGAGTCTACACCGACAACTCGGTTGAGCGTCTCTGGGGCCCACCTACGGTGCCTGCCACCGTAGAAGACCCCGAAACCGGTGTCTCCTCTAAAGACGTAGTCCTTTCACCCACCACCGGCCTAACCGCCAGACTCTACCTTCCTAACCCAACAACCACCACCCAACAAAAACTCCCGATCGTAATCTACTTCCACGGCGGCGGCTTCTGCCTTAAATCCGCTTTCTCCTCCACCGAACACCGCTACATGAACCACTTAGCTTCCCAAGCAAAAGTAGTAATCGTCAACGTCGAGTACCGCCTCGCTCCCGAACACCCCCTCCCCGCCGCCTACGACGACGCGTGGACCGCACTCAACTCTCTCTCCACCCTAAACGATCCTTGGATAACCAACCACGGCAACCTCGACGCCGTCTTCGCAGGAGGTGACAGCGCCGGAGCCAACATAGCTCACAACTTAGCCATGAAAGCAGGAAACAGTAATCAAGAATTACCAGTAAAAATCAATGGAGTATTTCTCTGTCACTCCTTCTTCCTAGGCCCGAAGAGAGTAGGGACCCGAAAGCCCGAACACGACTTTGGATTTAACAAAGAGGTTGCATTTCTAACCTGGGATCTCGCTTACCCGGGAGCTGGACCCGGCCACCCGACGATTAACCCGGTGGTTGATGGTCCGAGTTTGAAAGGGTTAGGGTGTAAGAAGGTGTTGATTGTTACAGgggaaaacgatgatattgtggATTGGAGTGTTTTGTATTATGATGGGTTGAAAGGAAGTGGATTTGGTGGGAGTGTGGAATTGTTTGAAGTAAAAGGAGAAGGTCATtcatttcaagtattcaatCCTACTTGTGATAATTCTAAGGTTTTGATCCAGCGTTTGGCTTCTTTCTTCCACAACTGA
- the LOC110794972 gene encoding F-box/FBD/LRR-repeat protein At2g26030-like — MTEIPSTKEGEDRLSSLPDALLIEIISLLPSNAAIATALLSPQWRGLWAHITSVDIDTRQFLHRLDACSAINQVIEKFISPLIRTFSLRVYDQNVKHIFFSGVMDSWFCRICDRNVEEISLKILDSKSDYKFSSPWSVFPTPWCVFQTPSLVVLELDSDIPRRCYGISDDIITSKVIITLPNLKKLSIRVSHDECQGWGKLIESCPSLEVLSMVVVLTKGIYVVDEPAINLSITSRNLVRLNLSVLVYEMASVVVDTPRLEYLRSEVLILSKFVFVNKPNSIREAFISFDDGYGNNWFMELLQSISNVSSLTLCIRDDYVMITAAVLLANLTYLRLEMSYFLMYMVLLRLLNSCPSMEVLVLRVSNNFYPNHLIPINGYDFVPLCLMTRIKMIEIEAFSLYYYDNWSFLLRYFLISAQVLERLIFTQFYSNNSGFQKSEFWKELSAYKRSSPMCEIEFSSLFGKMPSKMRSFFQMSDICGGNTHIS; from the coding sequence ATGACTGAAATACCGTCGACAAAAGAAGGAGAAGATAGACTAAGCTCTCTCCCTGATGCCCTCCTCATCGAAATCATCTCTCTCCTTCCCTCCAATGCCGCCATAGCCACCGCCCTTTTATCGCCTCAATGGCGGGGTTTATGGGCCCATATTACTTCCGTCGACATCGATACTAGACAATTCCTCCACCGCCTCGATGCTTGCTCCGCCATCAACCAAGTCATCGAGAAATTCATTTCACCGTTGATTCGAACTTTCAGTCTCCGAGTTTACGACCAGAAtgttaaacatatatttttttctggCGTTATGGATTCATGGTTTTGTCGAATTTGTGACCGAAACGTCGAAGAAATCAGTCTCAAAATCCTAGATTCTAAATCCGATTACAAATTTTCATCCCCTTGGAGTGTTTTCCCAACCCCTTGGTGTGTTTTCCAAACCCCTTCGTTGGTAGTGCTTGAACTGGATTCCGACATACCTCGCCGTTGTTATGGAATCAGTGATGATATAATTACATCCAAAGTTATAATTACTCTCCCGAATTTGAAGAAGTTGAGTATTCGTGTTTCGCATGATGAATGTCAAGGTTGGGGAAAACTAATCGAGTCTTGCCCATCCCTCGAAGTTTTATCAATGGTAGTTGTTTTAACCAAGGGAATATATGTAGTCGATGAACCAGCAATTAACTTATCAATCACCAGTAGAAATTTGGTGCGGTTGAATTTAAGTGTACTTGTGTATGAAATGGCAAGTGTTGTTGTCGATACCCCTAGATTGGAATATTTAAGGTCTGAAGTTTTAATTCTTTCCAAGTTTGTATTTGTAAATAAACCGAATTCCATACGTGAAGCATTTATAAGTTTTGATGATGGTTATGGAAACAACTGGTTCATGGAACTTCTTCAATCGATTTCTAATGTTAGTTCCCTCACACTTTGTATTAGAGATGATTATGTTATGATTACGGCCGCCGTGTTGTTGGCAAATCTGACCTATCTTCGACTGGAAATGTCTTATTTCCTTATGTATATGGTGTTATTGAGGTTGCTCAATTCATGCCCGAGTATGGAGGTTCTTGTATTGAGGGTTTCCAACAATTTTTACCCCAATCATCTCATCCCCATAAATGGTTATGATTTTGTTCCTTTGTGTCTGATGACTCGTATCAAGATGATTGAGATCGAGGCGTTTTCGCTTTATTATTACGATAACTGGAGTTTCTTGTTAAGGTATTTTCTGATTAGTGCCCAAGTTTTGGAGCGCTTGATCTTTACCCAATTCTACTCGAATAATTCGGGTTTCCAAAAATCGGAGTTTTGGAAAGAACTATCCGCATACAAAAGAAGTTCGCCGATGTGtgaaattgaattttcaagCTTATTTGGGAAGATGCCTAGCAAAATGAGGTCGTTTTTTCAGATGTCAGATATATGTGGgggcaacacacatatcagctaa